Within Nitrospinota bacterium, the genomic segment TGAACGACACGCTCGAGGGGGCCGGCCTCGAGCTCTGCGAGACAGCCCAGGCAATGGTGGCTAGCGACATCACCAACATCCTGGCCGAGGGCGGCCACGGTCTCGCCACGCTTGAGAGGCTCGCGCGCACGGTGGCCATCATGGGCCGCGCCTCCGCCCAGCAGGCCGAGGCGAAGGTCAAGTACGGAAAGGCCTTCAAGGCCTTCGAGGAGAGAATCCTAAAGCGCCTCCAGGAAGAGGTTGCAGCCGATGAAGAGCTCTTGAGCCGGCTGGAGGCGGCGGTGGCCGATGAGGCGGATAAAGCGACCGAGGAGGTGGCGGCGTGATGGAGGTGAAACCGGGTACTCATCCGCCCGA encodes:
- a CDS encoding DUF3486 family protein; amino-acid sequence: MTAGVRRRHFKVESLPAEAKEWVDEQLVKTVDRLTYEQIARQVEDRWGVKLGVSSIHRYRYSFEHQKEKMTFLLSQAEKMNDTLEGAGLELCETAQAMVASDITNILAEGGHGLATLERLARTVAIMGRASAQQAEAKVKYGKAFKAFEERILKRLQEEVAADEELLSRLEAAVADEADKATEEVAA